The genomic interval AATCGTTATTGGAGGGGCAATGCGGAAGACACCCCCAAAACTAGAATGGCTACTCAGATTTGCCCATAAACCCAACTCGTAGGCACGATCAGCGACAGCTCTacccagatcctgggcgGGTGTCTTCAATTCCCGGTCTTCGACAATTTCAACGCCAGCCATGAGTCCACGTCCACGTACGTCGCCAATGCAGCCATACTTGTTCTTCAGTTTGTTGAGACCGTCGTGGAGGATCTTGCCCATCGCACGTGAGTGCTCAACAAGATTGTCGCGCACCACAATTTCGAGGACCTTGTCGCCAACTGAGGCGGGAAGCGGATCATTGACGTGAGTTGTGTAGAAGCAGTAGTCTCGTTCGGAGCACACACGGTCAATCTCGGCGTTGGTGACAACCGCGCTCAATGGAAGACCATTGCCGAGTGTCTTGCTCAGTGTCAGAATGTCGGGCACGACGCCATCGTGAATAGTCGCCATCAAATCACCACAACGTCCGACCCCTGTCTGGGCTTCGTCGACAATAAGAAGCATTCCACGCTTCTCACAGTGCTTCTTCAGTGCTGCAAGATATCCTGACGGTAGAACGTGCATTCCACCGGACGACTGGATGCACTCAACGATGCAAGCAGCCAGCGAGCCACATGACTGCATGTCAATCATGCGCCACCCATACTCCAGTTCCTCTTCCCAGTCATACGAGCCATCAGGCTTGCGGAAAACAGAGCGATAGGCGTTGGGTGGAGGAAGCATCAGCATGCCAGGCATCAGTGGGCCCTGGCCCTTGCGACCGAAGTGGTACTGCGTGCCCAGTGCCTGTGCCGTAACGCCGTGCCAGCTGGCTCCCAGTCCGACAATCTCAAAATTCCCTGTATACACTTTTGCCAACTTGATGGCTGCTTCGTTGCTCTCGCCTCCTGTGGAAGGAAAAAACGCTTTATCCAGGC from Penicillium psychrofluorescens genome assembly, chromosome: 5 carries:
- a CDS encoding uncharacterized protein (ID:PFLUO_007392-T1.cds;~source:funannotate); this encodes MASGIADETTVSTSAKNEAHLLYTGLNQDELQAKTAKSLLNYGTKFNKDVICGSKGLYVYTTSGHKILDWTSGQMSCLLGHGHPEIVKVIADHAASLDHLFSGMVSPPVISLAERLCNLLPPGLDKAFFPSTGGESNEAAIKLAKVYTGNFEIVGLGASWHGVTAQALGTQYHFGRKGQGPLMPGMLMLPPPNAYRSVFRKPDGSYDWEEELEYGWRMIDMQSCGSLAACIVECIQSSGGMHVLPSGYLAALKKHCEKRGMLLIVDEAQTGVGRCGDLMATIHDGVVPDILTLSKTLGNGLPLSAVVTNAEIDRVCSERDYCFYTTHVNDPLPASVGDKVLEIVVRDNLVEHSRAMGKILHDGLNKLKNKYGCIGDVRGRGLMAGVEIVEDRELKTPAQDLGRAVADRAYELGLWANLSSHSSFGGVFRIAPPITITEDLLISGLQLLDKAFETTPGTMAL